One Glycine max cultivar Williams 82 chromosome 3, Glycine_max_v4.0, whole genome shotgun sequence DNA window includes the following coding sequences:
- the LOC106798162 gene encoding endoglucanase 2 produces MQFFDVQKSGRLVDNKISWRGNSALKDGSQAKLDLSKGMYDAGDNMKFGFPMAFTATVLSWSILECGDQMDHVGQLDAAQDSLKWITDFLINAHPSENVLYIQVTVFFSFGFMPHFGASWPVCICACISLLSFVFLQGHGHSWYLMIIGMFFMVKL; encoded by the exons ATGCAATTCTTCGATGTTCAGAAAT CTGGGAGGTTAGTTGACAATAAAATATCTTGGAGAGGGAATTCGGCTCTTAAGGATGGGAGCCAAGCGAAGTTGGATCTATCAAAAGGGATGTATGATGCTGGGGATAACATGAAGTTTGGTTTTCCGATGGCTTTTACGGCCACGGTGCTGTCTTGGTCCATTCTGGAATGTGGAGATCAAATGGATCACGTTGGCCAGTTAGACGCCGCTCAGGATTCGCTCAAGTGGATCactgattttctcatcaatgCTCACCCTTCTGAGAATGTTCTTTATATTCAGGTTACTGTGTTTTTCAGCTTTGGTTTCATGCCTCATTTCGGTGCAAGTTGGCCAGTGTGCATCTGTGCATGCATTAGTTTATTATCTTTTGTCTTCTTACAAGGACATGGACACTCTTGGTACTTAATGATTATTGGAATGTTCTTTATGGTTAAACTGTAG